A single window of Agromyces aureus DNA harbors:
- a CDS encoding SHOCT domain-containing protein, with the protein MDFWSNFWSIIWWFLWVFVFIAYLMILFSIVGDLFRDHKLSGWWKAVWIIFLIFVPFLTALVYLIARGQGMAERSQRDARQAQAAADDYIRQTAGTSASPADEIAKAKGLLDSGAITAEEFAHLKSKALAKS; encoded by the coding sequence ATGGATTTCTGGTCAAACTTCTGGAGCATCATCTGGTGGTTCCTGTGGGTGTTCGTCTTCATCGCCTATCTGATGATCCTCTTCTCGATCGTGGGCGACCTGTTCCGCGATCACAAGCTGAGCGGCTGGTGGAAGGCCGTCTGGATCATCTTCCTGATCTTCGTGCCGTTCCTGACGGCGCTGGTCTACCTGATCGCCCGCGGTCAGGGCATGGCGGAGCGCTCGCAGCGTGACGCCCGTCAGGCGCAGGCGGCGGCCGACGACTACATCCGCCAGACGGCGGGCACGTCGGCGAGCCCCGCAGACGAGATCGCCAAGGCCAAGGGCCTGCTCGACTCGGGCGCCATCACGGCCGAGGAGTTCGCGCACCTGAAGTCGAAGGCGCTCGCCAAGAGCTGA